Proteins from a single region of Stappia sp. ES.058:
- a CDS encoding FAD-binding oxidoreductase, protein MTDITEAHAPSYYAATAPERSARPALADPVQADVAVIGAGFTGLNAALTLAEAGRSVVVLEQNRVGWGASGRNGGQLHSGQRRDQEHLESSYGLATARRLWDMAEEAKALLHERAARYDIDCEWMSGLIEAAHKKGFVGDERAYAEKLARDYGYDKLSLLSREELAAAIGTSSYFGGVRDAGAGHLHTLKLAQGLADAVETAGGVVHEATKVTRVTPRAGRVFVETTHGSVDAGSVLLAGNGYVSGLDRESDARIMPINNYILTTEPLSQAAADALIPGREAVSDSRFVVYYWRLTQDRRLLFGGGETYRRGFPPDVQAFVRNHLRNVYPQLADAPVSHAWGGTLGVTQTRMPCLQRTQPGVYVAAGFSGHGVAMAGFCGHVTAEAMIGDSARFDVFSSLPTPRFPGGRAFRWPILVLAMSWFALRDRL, encoded by the coding sequence ATGACCGACATCACCGAGGCCCATGCCCCGTCCTATTATGCCGCGACCGCGCCGGAACGCTCCGCGCGTCCGGCCTTGGCGGATCCGGTTCAGGCCGATGTCGCCGTCATCGGCGCCGGCTTCACCGGCCTCAATGCGGCCCTGACGTTGGCGGAAGCCGGCCGTTCGGTCGTCGTGCTGGAACAGAACCGGGTCGGCTGGGGGGCGAGCGGGCGCAACGGCGGCCAGCTTCACAGCGGCCAGCGGCGCGACCAGGAGCATCTGGAAAGCAGCTATGGTCTGGCGACGGCGCGTCGGCTCTGGGACATGGCGGAAGAGGCCAAGGCGCTTCTGCATGAGCGTGCGGCGCGTTACGACATCGACTGCGAGTGGATGTCCGGGCTGATCGAGGCGGCCCACAAGAAGGGCTTCGTCGGCGACGAGCGTGCCTATGCCGAGAAGCTTGCAAGAGACTACGGCTACGACAAGCTCTCGCTGCTGTCGCGCGAGGAACTGGCGGCGGCGATCGGAACGTCTTCCTATTTCGGCGGCGTGCGCGATGCGGGGGCGGGGCATCTGCACACGCTGAAACTGGCGCAGGGGCTGGCCGATGCGGTCGAGACCGCCGGCGGCGTGGTGCATGAGGCGACGAAAGTCACGCGCGTCACCCCGCGCGCCGGGCGGGTTTTCGTGGAAACGACCCACGGGTCGGTGGACGCCGGCTCCGTGCTGCTTGCCGGCAACGGCTATGTGTCGGGGCTCGACCGCGAGAGCGACGCCCGCATCATGCCGATCAACAATTACATCCTCACGACCGAGCCCTTGTCGCAGGCTGCGGCCGACGCGCTGATTCCGGGACGCGAGGCCGTCTCCGACAGCCGCTTCGTCGTTTACTACTGGCGGCTGACCCAGGACCGGCGCCTGCTCTTTGGCGGTGGCGAGACCTATCGGCGCGGCTTTCCGCCGGACGTTCAGGCGTTTGTTCGCAATCACCTGAGGAACGTCTATCCGCAACTTGCCGATGCGCCGGTGTCCCATGCCTGGGGCGGAACGCTGGGCGTCACCCAGACGCGCATGCCCTGCCTGCAACGCACGCAGCCCGGGGTTTATGTCGCGGCCGGCTTTTCCGGCCATGGCGTCGCCATGGCGGGGTTCTGCGGTCATGTCACGGCGGAGGCGATGATCGGCGACAGCGCGCGCTTCGACGTGTTCTCCAGCCTTCCCACGCCGCGTTTTCCGGGTGGCCGGGCGTTTCGCTGGCCGATCCTGGTGCTGGCGATGAGCTGGTTCGCGCTGCGCGACAGGTTGTAG
- a CDS encoding iron ABC transporter permease yields the protein MTDATHTEAPAAARPPKSAATLTDRIWVGTGFVAAALTLMPVIALIVLALPSSGNVWSHLIATVLPRSLWTTFLLMVGVGAITLVVGVGTAWLVTMCRFPGRALFDWALLVPLAVPTYIIAYTYVEILDYTGPVQSAFRALFGFQTSRDYWFPEIRSLGGAIFVMSFVLYPYVYLTTRASFLLQSACALDVSRTLGAGPLRLFFRVALPLARPAIVVGLSLALMECLNDIGAVTFFGVQTMTFSIYDTWINRSSLGGAAQLAVAMLALVFALLWVERHARRKQRFHITTSRYLALPSYRLTGWRAGAAIFACATPVVLGFVFPASLLVDYASRRLDELSDPRLLSAVGNSLTLSIAAALLTVVLGVVLTYSQRVRPNAATQLFGRIASIGYAIPGTVLAVGILIPLATLDNFVDGIARSTFGFSTGLLLVGSGAALVYAYMVRFLAVAYGQVEGGFGKVTPHLDMAARTLGRSSGRILFEVHLPMIRPVLLTALLLAFVDCMKELPATILLRPFNFETLATTVYNAASREAVGEGALAALAIVLVGLLPSILLARTSAKSFRDHSTART from the coding sequence ATGACCGACGCAACCCACACCGAAGCGCCGGCCGCGGCGCGTCCGCCGAAATCGGCGGCAACGCTCACCGACCGCATCTGGGTCGGCACCGGCTTCGTTGCAGCCGCCCTGACGCTGATGCCGGTGATCGCACTCATTGTGCTGGCGCTGCCATCGAGCGGCAACGTGTGGAGCCATCTGATCGCCACGGTGCTGCCGCGTTCGTTGTGGACCACGTTCCTCCTCATGGTCGGCGTGGGGGCGATCACGCTCGTCGTCGGCGTCGGCACGGCGTGGCTCGTGACCATGTGCCGCTTTCCCGGTCGCGCCCTGTTCGACTGGGCGCTGCTCGTGCCGCTTGCGGTGCCGACCTACATCATCGCCTATACCTACGTCGAAATCCTCGACTACACCGGCCCTGTCCAGTCGGCGTTCCGGGCGCTTTTCGGTTTCCAGACCTCCCGCGACTACTGGTTTCCCGAGATCCGTTCGCTCGGCGGGGCGATCTTCGTGATGAGCTTCGTGCTCTACCCTTACGTCTATCTGACGACGCGCGCGTCCTTCCTGCTGCAGTCGGCCTGCGCGCTCGACGTGTCGCGCACGCTTGGCGCCGGCCCCTTGCGGCTGTTCTTTCGCGTCGCGCTGCCGCTTGCCCGCCCCGCCATCGTCGTCGGCCTGTCGCTTGCGCTGATGGAATGCCTGAACGACATCGGCGCGGTGACCTTCTTCGGCGTGCAGACGATGACGTTCTCGATCTACGACACATGGATCAACCGCTCGAGCCTGGGCGGCGCGGCTCAGCTCGCCGTCGCCATGCTGGCGCTCGTCTTCGCGCTGCTGTGGGTGGAGCGGCACGCGCGGCGCAAGCAGCGCTTCCACATCACCACCTCGCGCTATCTGGCGCTGCCAAGCTACAGGCTCACCGGCTGGCGCGCCGGGGCCGCGATTTTCGCCTGCGCCACACCGGTCGTGCTCGGCTTCGTCTTTCCGGCAAGCCTTCTGGTCGATTACGCAAGTCGCCGGCTCGACGAGCTCTCGGATCCGAGACTCCTTTCTGCCGTCGGCAACAGCCTGACGCTCTCCATCGCCGCCGCTCTGCTGACGGTGGTCCTCGGCGTGGTGCTGACCTACTCGCAGCGCGTGCGCCCCAACGCGGCGACGCAGCTGTTCGGGCGCATTGCGTCGATCGGCTATGCCATTCCGGGCACGGTGCTCGCCGTCGGCATTCTGATCCCGCTTGCCACTCTCGACAATTTCGTCGACGGGATCGCCCGTTCCACCTTCGGCTTTTCGACCGGGCTGCTGCTCGTTGGATCAGGCGCAGCACTTGTCTATGCCTATATGGTCCGCTTCCTGGCGGTCGCCTACGGACAGGTGGAAGGCGGATTCGGAAAGGTGACGCCGCATCTCGACATGGCCGCGCGCACGCTCGGCCGCAGCTCGGGGCGCATTCTCTTCGAGGTGCATCTGCCGATGATCCGCCCGGTGCTGCTGACCGCGCTGCTCCTCGCCTTCGTCGATTGCATGAAGGAGCTGCCGGCGACGATCCTGCTGAGGCCGTTCAATTTCGAGACGCTGGCGACCACGGTCTACAATGCCGCCTCGCGCGAGGCGGTGGGCGAAGGCGCGCTCGCGGCGCTCGCCATCGTGCTTGTCGGCCTGCTGCCGTCGATCCTGCTGGCGCGCACCTCGGCGAAGAGCTTCCGCGACCACAGCACCGCGCGCACCTGA
- a CDS encoding Fe(3+) ABC transporter substrate-binding protein, translating to MTNKTTGVRVCTLAALFLTSASFAMPAAAEGEVNIYSYRQPFLIEPLLDAFTKETGIETNVIFASKGLGERIQAEGANSPADVLLTVDIGRLDGAKEMGITQPVTSDVIEANIPAEYRDPDGHWIGLTTRARVVYASKDRVEQDTITYEELADEKWRGRICTRSGQHVYSIGLFASVVAHEGAEAAEQWLADVRDNLANKPSGNDRAQVKSIYAGECDISLGNTYYMGKMLTNEKEPEQKDWANSVKILFPNADGRGTHVNIAGVVMAKHAPHPDAAKKLIEFLTSEDAQRIYADSNFEYPVKPGVAVSDLVASWGELNPDSLPLSEIAENRKTASELVDKVGFNDGPSS from the coding sequence ATGACCAACAAGACCACGGGCGTGCGCGTCTGCACGCTTGCAGCACTTTTCCTGACATCCGCCAGCTTCGCCATGCCGGCGGCCGCGGAGGGCGAAGTGAACATCTATTCCTACCGTCAGCCGTTCCTGATCGAGCCGCTGCTCGACGCCTTCACCAAAGAAACCGGCATCGAGACCAATGTGATCTTTGCCTCCAAGGGACTTGGCGAACGCATTCAGGCGGAAGGCGCGAATTCTCCCGCCGACGTGCTTTTGACCGTCGACATCGGTCGCCTTGACGGCGCGAAGGAGATGGGCATCACCCAGCCGGTGACCTCCGATGTGATCGAGGCCAACATTCCGGCCGAATACCGCGATCCGGACGGTCACTGGATCGGCCTCACGACCCGCGCGCGCGTCGTTTACGCGTCGAAGGACCGGGTCGAGCAGGACACGATCACCTACGAGGAACTGGCCGACGAGAAGTGGCGTGGCCGGATCTGCACCCGCTCCGGCCAGCACGTATATTCCATCGGCCTGTTCGCCTCCGTCGTGGCGCATGAGGGCGCCGAGGCGGCCGAGCAATGGCTTGCGGACGTGCGCGACAATCTCGCCAACAAGCCGTCGGGCAATGACCGCGCGCAGGTCAAGTCGATCTACGCCGGGGAATGCGACATCTCGCTGGGCAACACCTATTACATGGGCAAGATGCTGACCAACGAGAAAGAGCCGGAGCAGAAGGACTGGGCCAACTCGGTCAAGATCCTGTTCCCGAACGCGGACGGCCGCGGCACCCATGTGAACATCGCCGGCGTGGTGATGGCGAAGCATGCGCCGCACCCCGATGCCGCGAAGAAGCTGATCGAATTCCTCACCTCCGAGGACGCCCAGCGCATCTACGCGGACTCCAACTTCGAATATCCGGTCAAGCCGGGCGTGGCCGTGTCCGATCTCGTCGCCTCCTGGGGCGAGTTGAACCCGGACAGCCTGCCGCTTTCGGAAATCGCCGAGAACCGCAAGACCGCCAGCGAGCTGGTCGACAAGGTCGGCTTCAACGACGGACCGTCGAGCTGA
- a CDS encoding threonine dehydratase, producing MLTLAAIEDAAEIVYRAMRPTPQYAWPLLGEAIGRTVWVKHENHTPTGAFKVRGGLVLLQGLAENAPRGTGIISATRGNHGQSLAFAAGRLGLACHIVVPKGNSTEKNAAMRAFGANLVEHGADFDAAKAEAMRLAEEQGLTMIPSFHADLVRGVATYGLEFFRAVPDLDVVYVPIGLGSGICALISARDALGLKTRIVGVVSDKADAYARSLESGKLTETASAATFADGMAVRCPDEQAFAMIRAGAEDLVRVSDDQVAEAIRLYYRTTHNVAEGAGAAPLAALMTDKKRGETPGVILCGQNIDTHWMAEVLSGKTPTP from the coding sequence ATGCTGACCCTCGCCGCCATCGAGGACGCCGCCGAAATCGTCTATCGGGCCATGCGCCCGACGCCGCAATATGCCTGGCCGCTGCTCGGCGAGGCCATCGGGCGCACCGTCTGGGTGAAGCACGAGAACCACACGCCGACCGGAGCCTTCAAGGTGCGTGGCGGCCTGGTGCTCTTGCAGGGACTGGCTGAAAACGCGCCGCGCGGCACGGGTATCATCTCCGCCACGCGCGGCAATCACGGACAAAGCCTTGCCTTTGCCGCCGGGCGGCTGGGACTTGCCTGCCATATCGTCGTGCCGAAGGGAAACTCCACCGAGAAAAATGCGGCGATGCGGGCCTTCGGTGCAAATCTCGTCGAGCACGGGGCCGACTTCGATGCCGCCAAGGCGGAGGCCATGCGCCTTGCCGAGGAACAGGGCCTCACCATGATCCCGAGCTTTCATGCCGATCTCGTGCGCGGCGTCGCCACCTACGGGCTGGAGTTCTTCCGTGCGGTGCCCGACCTCGACGTCGTCTATGTCCCGATCGGTCTGGGGTCGGGCATCTGCGCGCTGATTTCCGCCCGCGATGCGCTTGGCCTCAAGACCAGGATCGTCGGCGTCGTGTCGGACAAGGCGGATGCCTATGCCCGCTCGCTGGAAAGCGGCAAGCTGACGGAAACGGCCAGTGCCGCCACCTTCGCGGACGGCATGGCCGTGCGTTGCCCCGACGAACAGGCGTTCGCCATGATCCGCGCCGGCGCGGAGGACCTCGTGCGCGTCAGTGACGACCAGGTAGCCGAGGCGATCCGCCTCTACTACCGCACGACCCACAATGTGGCGGAAGGCGCAGGTGCGGCTCCCCTCGCCGCGCTGATGACGGACAAAAAACGTGGCGAGACCCCCGGCGTGATCCTGTGTGGACAAAACATCGATACGCACTGGATGGCGGAGGTACTGAGCGGCAAGACGCCAACTCCCTGA
- a CDS encoding ATP-binding protein — translation MNSQLSTFMALSGLATANSHLTDPRPAWIWAEDGKTILWANPAGAAFFGVRSLRELADLTGLARAPARPHIMRIAASGPDDRDTTDRLRFYRGLRVMLLTCTCRRLVLADGSSAALIVANDAPPAPQEALSALVPLVADADAGTAVLYDTAGTVVAASGALDAPGFDAVSARLRSAKHAPVRAHLAFDDGDHAAMLLMLDSGHTLAVIAADPEAAVESRDPAMSHDGERDQPGTSDTIPDADDMPAAGDVPEADVTADTETVPETLDVVDAETPPEPAPAPQRRRWGMAGGGLFGFASATRFLSGSRTSSADADARIDAERAQTAAAGQASTPDERVMDDTFDGAEAHDMMTGEGEPFEEIEAGEPDNAEPHPDDADVQAEDDENAEDRLAEATADEGLSLDRFAPEDMQDDASADADEQAEAVADAPSMKDDMPALSDFVFEARARPVRFAWKMDIDRRFTFLSTEFEDALGPEAADVVGLTWDEVCERFGVDQDGRVAAALQRRDTWSGRSVDWPVSGAPLRVPVDMAALPAFDRNRTFEGFRGFGVCRTGDAANDPDATGTHLRVRPPLEALGVAAHADSTADAHDLPDVSRPDDPAPDDDPLSAADETASEDAVLEETGPAEDPPETILPVEPAGFDDAAHSEITDTAFVSDDEDDDTPPEPEEEDLGTDAGEDTKAETDGDDPETDPDSDLTVTALAGAAAAAALTAGTSHDSDDAAAEDAALAASRLSKPEREAFRKIAEALGANSESDTAAASIDEESDNDASDRLAALDDTAEDEAGEAALDGGDGEETADESDPDDHTADADAEPADDEGIAYDDTDAEPVPRVPARPYLTLASSKDALTRDEDADDDAGVEDSESAIDTSEVGADTPPPTRAQRTSLLDRLPVGVAIIDGTDVDYANATLLNLLGYPDTQALSAAGGLEALFAEPEEWPATVPGKMSERTMRLQLADGGARPVKARLHTVPWKGGNALMMSLLDRHDPGQEAALDRLHEVQSALALAEARVSEMDGVLETATDGVLILDEDGLIVKVNRSAEALFNATREEMAGVALVDYLAPESRRDATDYLDGLARNGVASVLNDGREVIGQIRSGGLIPLFMTIGRVGQDEKGPHFCTVLRDITQWKTAEEELTDAKRQAENASSQKSDFLAKISHEIRTPLNAIIGFSEVMMEERFGPVGNDRYKGYLRDIHNSGSHIMSLINDLLDLSKIEAGKLELTFEAVSANDIIRECVALMQPQANRERVIIRASLPGSVPNIVADGRSVRQVILNLLSNAIKFNQPGGQVIVSSALEDSGEVILRVRDTGTGMSHKDLEAAMEPFRQLHTARHGGGTGLGLPLTKALVEANRANFRIDSEVNQGTLIEVTFPPQRVLAE, via the coding sequence ATGAACAGCCAGTTGAGCACCTTCATGGCGTTGAGTGGTCTTGCGACCGCCAACTCTCATCTGACGGACCCGCGTCCGGCCTGGATCTGGGCGGAGGACGGCAAGACGATCCTGTGGGCAAATCCCGCCGGAGCGGCTTTTTTCGGCGTGCGCTCGCTGCGCGAACTCGCCGACCTGACCGGGCTGGCGCGCGCTCCGGCACGCCCCCACATCATGCGCATCGCGGCTTCCGGACCCGACGACCGCGACACCACCGACCGATTGCGATTTTACCGCGGCCTGCGTGTCATGCTGCTGACGTGCACCTGTCGCCGGCTGGTGCTTGCAGACGGGAGCAGCGCCGCACTGATCGTCGCCAATGACGCCCCGCCCGCCCCCCAGGAGGCGCTGTCCGCGCTCGTGCCGCTCGTGGCCGATGCGGACGCCGGCACGGCGGTTCTCTACGACACCGCAGGCACGGTCGTGGCGGCCTCGGGCGCACTCGACGCGCCCGGCTTCGACGCCGTTTCCGCGCGATTGCGCAGTGCCAAACACGCACCGGTGCGCGCACATCTTGCCTTTGATGACGGCGACCATGCCGCCATGCTCCTGATGCTCGACAGCGGACATACGCTCGCGGTGATCGCGGCGGATCCGGAGGCCGCCGTCGAAAGCCGGGATCCAGCGATGTCGCACGACGGCGAGCGCGACCAGCCCGGGACGTCTGACACCATACCGGACGCGGACGACATGCCCGCGGCGGGAGACGTGCCCGAGGCGGACGTCACGGCGGACACTGAAACCGTTCCCGAGACACTGGATGTCGTCGACGCAGAGACGCCCCCAGAGCCCGCACCGGCGCCGCAGCGCCGCAGATGGGGCATGGCCGGCGGCGGTCTCTTCGGATTTGCAAGCGCCACACGCTTTCTTTCCGGTTCGCGCACGTCCAGCGCGGATGCCGATGCGCGCATCGATGCCGAACGCGCGCAGACGGCCGCTGCCGGACAAGCGTCCACGCCCGACGAGAGGGTGATGGACGACACGTTCGACGGCGCCGAGGCCCACGACATGATGACCGGCGAAGGTGAACCGTTCGAGGAGATCGAGGCAGGCGAACCGGATAACGCCGAGCCGCACCCCGACGACGCCGATGTCCAGGCTGAAGACGATGAGAACGCGGAAGACCGGCTGGCCGAGGCCACCGCGGATGAAGGGCTTTCGCTCGACCGGTTCGCGCCAGAGGACATGCAAGACGACGCTTCGGCGGACGCGGACGAGCAGGCTGAAGCGGTTGCCGATGCGCCCTCCATGAAGGACGACATGCCGGCGCTCTCCGATTTCGTCTTCGAAGCGCGCGCGCGGCCGGTGCGCTTTGCCTGGAAGATGGACATCGACCGGCGTTTCACCTTCCTCTCGACGGAGTTCGAGGACGCGCTCGGTCCCGAAGCCGCCGATGTGGTCGGCCTGACCTGGGACGAGGTTTGTGAACGCTTCGGCGTGGACCAGGACGGACGCGTGGCGGCAGCCCTTCAACGCCGCGACACCTGGAGCGGACGCTCGGTCGACTGGCCCGTCAGCGGCGCGCCCCTGCGCGTGCCCGTCGACATGGCCGCCCTGCCCGCCTTTGACCGCAACCGTACCTTCGAGGGATTTCGCGGGTTCGGCGTTTGCCGCACGGGCGATGCCGCAAACGATCCCGACGCCACAGGAACGCATCTGCGCGTGCGCCCGCCGCTCGAGGCTCTGGGCGTCGCAGCGCACGCGGACAGCACCGCCGACGCACACGACCTCCCTGACGTGTCACGGCCCGACGATCCTGCACCAGACGACGATCCTCTCTCCGCCGCAGACGAAACGGCGTCGGAGGATGCCGTGCTTGAGGAAACCGGCCCCGCCGAGGATCCGCCGGAGACCATTCTCCCGGTCGAGCCGGCCGGTTTCGATGACGCGGCGCATTCGGAGATCACGGACACGGCATTCGTGTCCGACGACGAGGACGACGACACGCCCCCCGAGCCCGAGGAAGAGGACTTGGGCACGGACGCGGGCGAAGACACGAAGGCCGAGACCGACGGCGACGATCCGGAGACGGATCCCGATAGCGATCTAACAGTGACAGCGCTTGCCGGCGCCGCTGCGGCCGCTGCACTGACGGCCGGCACATCGCACGACAGCGACGACGCGGCGGCGGAAGACGCGGCCCTCGCGGCATCGCGCCTGTCGAAGCCGGAACGCGAGGCCTTCCGCAAGATCGCTGAGGCACTCGGCGCAAACTCCGAATCCGACACGGCGGCGGCGTCCATCGACGAAGAGAGCGACAACGACGCCAGCGACCGGCTTGCGGCGCTGGATGACACGGCCGAAGACGAAGCCGGCGAGGCGGCCCTCGACGGCGGGGACGGCGAAGAAACCGCGGATGAAAGCGATCCCGACGACCACACCGCGGACGCGGATGCGGAGCCTGCCGACGATGAGGGCATAGCGTATGACGACACCGACGCGGAGCCGGTTCCCCGGGTTCCGGCCCGGCCCTATCTGACCCTTGCAAGCAGCAAGGACGCGTTGACGCGGGATGAAGATGCTGACGACGACGCCGGTGTCGAAGACAGCGAGTCGGCAATTGACACTTCCGAGGTCGGAGCCGACACCCCGCCGCCGACCCGCGCCCAGCGCACTAGCCTTCTCGACCGGCTGCCGGTCGGCGTCGCGATCATCGACGGCACGGATGTCGACTACGCCAATGCCACGCTTCTCAACCTTCTCGGCTATCCCGACACGCAGGCGCTGAGTGCCGCCGGCGGTCTGGAAGCGCTCTTCGCCGAGCCGGAGGAGTGGCCCGCCACGGTTCCAGGCAAGATGTCGGAGCGCACCATGCGCCTGCAACTGGCCGATGGCGGTGCGCGCCCGGTCAAGGCGCGGCTGCACACCGTCCCGTGGAAGGGCGGCAACGCGCTGATGATGTCGCTTCTCGACCGTCACGATCCGGGACAGGAAGCCGCGCTCGACCGGCTGCATGAGGTGCAAAGCGCGCTGGCGCTTGCCGAGGCGCGCGTGTCGGAGATGGACGGGGTTCTGGAGACCGCGACCGACGGCGTGCTCATCCTCGACGAGGACGGGCTGATCGTGAAGGTCAACCGCTCCGCCGAAGCGTTGTTCAACGCCACCCGCGAGGAAATGGCCGGCGTTGCGCTGGTCGATTATCTGGCACCGGAAAGCCGCCGCGACGCAACAGACTACCTTGACGGGCTCGCGCGCAACGGTGTCGCCAGCGTGCTGAACGACGGGCGCGAGGTCATCGGCCAGATCCGCTCGGGTGGTCTCATTCCGCTGTTCATGACGATCGGCCGCGTCGGGCAGGACGAAAAGGGCCCGCATTTCTGCACCGTGCTGCGCGACATCACCCAGTGGAAGACGGCGGAAGAAGAACTCACCGACGCCAAGCGCCAGGCGGAAAACGCCAGTTCGCAGAAATCGGATTTCCTCGCCAAGATCAGCCACGAGATCCGCACGCCGCTGAACGCGATTATCGGCTTTTCGGAAGTGATGATGGAAGAGCGCTTCGGCCCGGTCGGCAACGACCGCTACAAGGGCTATCTGCGCGACATCCACAATTCCGGCTCGCACATCATGAGCCTGATCAACGACCTGCTCGACCTGTCGAAGATCGAGGCGGGCAAGCTGGAGCTGACCTTCGAGGCGGTCTCGGCCAACGACATCATCCGGGAATGCGTCGCGCTGATGCAGCCGCAGGCAAACCGCGAACGGGTGATCATCCGCGCCAGCCTGCCGGGCTCGGTGCCCAACATCGTCGCCGACGGACGCTCCGTGCGACAGGTGATCCTCAATCTCCTGTCCAACGCGATCAAGTTCAACCAGCCGGGCGGTCAGGTGATCGTGTCGTCTGCGCTGGAGGACAGCGGCGAGGTGATCCTCAGGGTGCGCGACACCGGAACGGGCATGAGCCACAAGGATCTGGAAGCCGCGATGGAGCCGTTCCGCCAGTTGCACACCGCGCGCCATGGCGGCGGCACGGGCCTCGGCCTGCCCCTCACCAAGGCGCTGGTGGAAGCGAACCGGGCGAACTTCCGCATCGATTCGGAGGTCAATCAGGGCACCTTGATCGAGGTCACCTTCCCGCCGCAGCGCGTTCTCGCGGAATAG
- a CDS encoding phasin — MTKSNKTGFEIPDQMREMADQSVDQARKAFDDYMSAARKTVGNVETTASTVRAGADDFGRTAMEYSEEHISAAFDLAQKMVRASTPQEMMQLQSDYLRKQMEALGEQVRDLGDKATKTARDASSQK; from the coding sequence GTGACGAAGAGTAACAAGACCGGTTTCGAGATCCCCGATCAAATGCGCGAGATGGCGGACCAGAGCGTCGATCAGGCGCGAAAGGCGTTTGACGATTACATGAGCGCCGCGCGAAAGACCGTCGGCAACGTCGAGACAACGGCCAGCACCGTGAGGGCCGGAGCCGACGATTTCGGACGCACCGCGATGGAGTATTCCGAGGAACATATCTCGGCAGCCTTCGATCTGGCGCAGAAAATGGTGCGGGCGTCCACGCCCCAGGAGATGATGCAGCTGCAAAGCGATTACCTGCGCAAGCAGATGGAGGCGCTGGGCGAGCAGGTCCGCGATCTGGGCGACAAGGCCACCAAGACCGCCAGGGACGCCTCCTCGCAGAAATAG
- a CDS encoding phasin: MTETKTAATAPKAARAKTTKSTDSTVTPFPNFEAFSMPQMEIPTATREMAEKGIEQVRESYAKMKTAAEEATDMMEDGFETTRRGVVDFNHKAVDAAKSNSDATFEFVKNMFEVKTLAEMFELQSSFARTQFEAFTGQAKDMQELSTKLSGEMTDSVKGAYEKASKDFKAA, translated from the coding sequence ATGACCGAGACCAAGACCGCAGCAACGGCCCCCAAGGCTGCACGCGCGAAAACCACCAAATCCACCGATTCGACGGTGACCCCGTTCCCGAACTTCGAGGCCTTCTCCATGCCCCAGATGGAAATCCCCACCGCCACCCGTGAAATGGCCGAAAAGGGCATCGAGCAGGTGCGTGAATCCTACGCCAAGATGAAGACCGCCGCCGAAGAGGCGACGGACATGATGGAAGACGGTTTCGAGACGACCCGTCGCGGCGTTGTCGACTTCAACCACAAGGCCGTCGATGCGGCGAAGTCGAACAGCGACGCCACCTTCGAGTTCGTCAAGAACATGTTCGAGGTCAAGACCCTTGCGGAGATGTTCGAGCTGCAGAGCTCCTTCGCCCGCACCCAGTTCGAAGCCTTCACGGGTCAGGCCAAGGACATGCAGGAACTGTCGACCAAGCTGTCGGGCGAGATGACCGACTCGGTCAAGGGCGCCTACGAGAAGGCCAGCAAGGACTTCAAGGCAGCCTGA
- a CDS encoding diacylglycerol kinase, which translates to MRQLAAFRNSLAGLRFGLLREAALREEMTLIAASLPVAPLIARDPWTLVALWGSLLLLLSIELLNTGIEKLADRVTRQDDELVKAAKDCGSAAVLMAILIAAMVWGVALWDRVFA; encoded by the coding sequence TTGCGTCAGCTCGCTGCGTTTCGAAATTCACTTGCCGGATTGCGATTCGGGCTCTTGCGCGAGGCCGCCCTGCGCGAGGAGATGACCCTCATCGCCGCGTCCCTGCCGGTCGCGCCCCTCATCGCGCGCGATCCGTGGACGCTCGTCGCCCTATGGGGATCGCTGTTGCTTTTGTTGAGCATCGAACTGCTCAACACCGGTATCGAGAAACTGGCCGACCGCGTGACCCGTCAGGACGACGAACTGGTCAAGGCCGCGAAAGACTGTGGCTCGGCGGCGGTGCTGATGGCCATCCTGATTGCGGCGATGGTCTGGGGCGTTGCGCTCTGGGACCGGGTTTTTGCGTAA
- a CDS encoding GcrA family cell cycle regulator, translated as MAWTTEREDLLRKLWLQGLSASQIAYVMAGVTRNAVIGKAHRMGLPKRSPSTSHRPKQRVQRGQPSLACVGGKPAVRDSAPDVRSTPRYDLDLEASAFESEHSSVSSEDRVTLMTLTSKTCKWPIGDPADADFHFCSRDADNNRSYCEFHHRLAYQGIRRRRSGATQPDVKRIAPMRAIAV; from the coding sequence ATGGCTTGGACAACCGAACGCGAAGATCTTTTGAGGAAACTGTGGCTTCAGGGCCTGAGCGCCAGCCAGATCGCTTATGTCATGGCGGGTGTGACGCGCAATGCGGTCATCGGCAAGGCGCATCGCATGGGCCTTCCCAAACGGTCGCCGTCGACAAGCCATCGCCCCAAGCAGCGGGTCCAGCGTGGCCAGCCGTCACTTGCATGTGTCGGCGGCAAGCCGGCCGTTCGTGACAGCGCACCGGACGTCCGGTCCACCCCGCGCTACGACCTTGACCTCGAGGCCTCCGCCTTCGAGAGCGAGCACTCGAGTGTGTCCTCGGAAGACCGTGTCACGTTGATGACGCTGACCAGCAAGACCTGCAAGTGGCCGATCGGCGATCCGGCAGACGCGGATTTCCACTTCTGCAGCCGCGATGCGGACAACAATCGTTCCTACTGCGAGTTTCATCATCGTCTTGCCTATCAGGGCATTCGGCGCCGTCGCAGCGGTGCAACGCAGCCTGACGTCAAGCGGATTGCTCCGATGCGGGCCATTGCGGTCTAG